In a genomic window of Rhododendron vialii isolate Sample 1 chromosome 12a, ASM3025357v1:
- the LOC131311509 gene encoding delta-1-pyrroline-5-carboxylate dehydrogenase 12A1, mitochondrial-like isoform X1 gives MYRLRVCREMRAVAPRKALNWFNSFNSSRSINSLSFATVNAEEVSGSQPAEVHNLVQGKWTGSSNLNTIPDPLNGESFIKVTEMDETCIRPFVESLTKCPKHGLHNPFKSPERYLMLGDVSMKAAQMLSLPKVSEFFSRLIQRVSPKSYQQAFGEVYVTRKFLENFCGDQVRFLARSFAVPGNHLGQQSHGFRWPYGPVAIITPFNFPLEIPVLQVMGALYMGNKPVLKVDSKVCIVMEQMLRLLHDCGLPVEDVDFINADGRTMNKLLLEANPRMTLFTGSSRVAEKLAVDLKGRVKLEDAGFDWKILGPDVEEVDYVAWVCDQDSYACSGQKCSAQSMLFMHENWSKSTLLRQMNDLATRRKLEDLTVGPVLTFTTEAMLEHVNKLLRISGSKLLFGGEALEKHSIPPIYGAIKPTAIFVPLEEILKESNFELVTKEIFGPFQIVTEYKDHQLPMVLDALEKMHAHLTAAVVSNDPLFLQEVIGKSVNGTTYAGLRARTTGAPQNHWFGPAGDPRGAGIGTPEAIKLVWSCHREIIYDFGPLPQNWETPAAT, from the exons ATCCATTAATTCATTATCGTTTGCGACTGTAAATGCAGAAGAGGTTTCAGGTTCCCAACCTGCTGAAGTACACAACTTGG TGCAGGGAAAATGGACAGGATCCTCAAACTTGAATACAATTCCGGATCCTTTAAATGGCGAGTCATTCATTAAAGTTACCGAAATGGATGAAACATGCATCCGG CCATTTGTGGAGAGCTTAACCAAGTGCCCCAAACATGGTCTACACAATCCATTTAAATCACCAGAGAG GTATTTGATGCTTGGAGACGTATCTATGAAGGCAGCTCAAATGCTTTCCTTGCCAAAG GTTTCGGAGTTCTTCAGTAGGTTGATACAAAGAGTCTCTCCAAAGAGCTACCAACAGGCTTTTGGGGAAGTTTATGTTACTCGAAAATTTCTAGAAAATTTCTGTGGTGATCAG GTTCGTTTCTTGGCTCGGTCTTTTGCAGTACCTGGGAATCATCTTGGGCAGCAAAGTCATGGTTTTCGTTGGCCTTATGGTCCC GTGGCAATAATTACACCATTCAATTTTCCTCTAGAGATTCCTGTTCTCCAGGTGATGGGTGCCTTATATATGGGAAACAAACCCGTTCTTAAAGTTGATAGCAAG GTATGCATTGTTATGGAACAAATGCTTCGGTTGCTACATGATTGTGGGTTACCAGTGGAGGATGTTGACTTCATTAATGCTGATGGGAGAACAATGAACAAGCTATTGTTGGAG GCAAATCCACGCATGACTCTCTTTACTGGTAGCTCACGAGTAGCAGAAAAGTTGGCTGTTGACTTAAAGGGCCGTGTTAAATTGGAAGATGCTGGGTTCGATTGGAAGATCTTGGGGCCTGATGTCGAGGAg GTGGATTACGTAGCATGGGTGTGTGACCAAGATTCATATGCATGTAGTGGTCAAAAGTGCTCGGCTCAATCAATGCTGTTTATGCATGAG AACTGGTCTAAGAGTACTCTGTTACGTCAAATGAATGATCTTGCTACAAGAAGGAAATTAGAGGATTTAACTGTCGGCCCCGTTCTGACA TTTACAACAGAAGCAATGTTAGAGCACGTGAATAAATTGCTTCGGATATCAGGATCAAAGCTACTCTTTGGCGGCGAAGCTTTAGAAAAGCATTCTATTCCTCCAATATACGGTGCGATAAAGCCAACTGCTATCTTTGTCCCACTGGAAGAAATATTGAAGGAAAGCAATTTTGAACTTGTAACAAAAGAGATTTTTGGACCATTCCAG ATTGTGACTGAATATAAGGATCACCAGCTTCCAATGGTATTGGATGCCCTTGAAAAGATGCACGCACATTTAACGGCGGCCGTGGTGTCAAATGATCCACTGTTTCTGCAG GAAGTTATCGGAAAATCAGTTAACGGAACAACTTATGCTGGATTGAGAGCTAGAACAACAGGGGCTCCTCAAAATCACTG GTTTGGGCCAGCTGGAGATCCAAGGGGAGCAGGAATAGGGACTCCTGAGGCAATAAAGCTTGTTTGGTCATGCCACAGAGAAATCATATATGATTTTGGCCCCTTGCCACAGAACTGGGAAACCCCTGCTGCTACCTAG
- the LOC131311509 gene encoding delta-1-pyrroline-5-carboxylate dehydrogenase 12A1, mitochondrial-like isoform X2, whose amino-acid sequence MASHSLKLPKWMKHASGQPFVESLTKCPKHGLHNPFKSPERYLMLGDVSMKAAQMLSLPKVSEFFSRLIQRVSPKSYQQAFGEVYVTRKFLENFCGDQVRFLARSFAVPGNHLGQQSHGFRWPYGPVAIITPFNFPLEIPVLQVMGALYMGNKPVLKVDSKVCIVMEQMLRLLHDCGLPVEDVDFINADGRTMNKLLLEANPRMTLFTGSSRVAEKLAVDLKGRVKLEDAGFDWKILGPDVEEVDYVAWVCDQDSYACSGQKCSAQSMLFMHENWSKSTLLRQMNDLATRRKLEDLTVGPVLTFTTEAMLEHVNKLLRISGSKLLFGGEALEKHSIPPIYGAIKPTAIFVPLEEILKESNFELVTKEIFGPFQIVTEYKDHQLPMVLDALEKMHAHLTAAVVSNDPLFLQEVIGKSVNGTTYAGLRARTTGAPQNHWFGPAGDPRGAGIGTPEAIKLVWSCHREIIYDFGPLPQNWETPAAT is encoded by the exons ATGGCGAGTCATTCATTAAAGTTACCGAAATGGATGAAACATGCATCCGG GCAGCCATTTGTGGAGAGCTTAACCAAGTGCCCCAAACATGGTCTACACAATCCATTTAAATCACCAGAGAG GTATTTGATGCTTGGAGACGTATCTATGAAGGCAGCTCAAATGCTTTCCTTGCCAAAG GTTTCGGAGTTCTTCAGTAGGTTGATACAAAGAGTCTCTCCAAAGAGCTACCAACAGGCTTTTGGGGAAGTTTATGTTACTCGAAAATTTCTAGAAAATTTCTGTGGTGATCAG GTTCGTTTCTTGGCTCGGTCTTTTGCAGTACCTGGGAATCATCTTGGGCAGCAAAGTCATGGTTTTCGTTGGCCTTATGGTCCC GTGGCAATAATTACACCATTCAATTTTCCTCTAGAGATTCCTGTTCTCCAGGTGATGGGTGCCTTATATATGGGAAACAAACCCGTTCTTAAAGTTGATAGCAAG GTATGCATTGTTATGGAACAAATGCTTCGGTTGCTACATGATTGTGGGTTACCAGTGGAGGATGTTGACTTCATTAATGCTGATGGGAGAACAATGAACAAGCTATTGTTGGAG GCAAATCCACGCATGACTCTCTTTACTGGTAGCTCACGAGTAGCAGAAAAGTTGGCTGTTGACTTAAAGGGCCGTGTTAAATTGGAAGATGCTGGGTTCGATTGGAAGATCTTGGGGCCTGATGTCGAGGAg GTGGATTACGTAGCATGGGTGTGTGACCAAGATTCATATGCATGTAGTGGTCAAAAGTGCTCGGCTCAATCAATGCTGTTTATGCATGAG AACTGGTCTAAGAGTACTCTGTTACGTCAAATGAATGATCTTGCTACAAGAAGGAAATTAGAGGATTTAACTGTCGGCCCCGTTCTGACA TTTACAACAGAAGCAATGTTAGAGCACGTGAATAAATTGCTTCGGATATCAGGATCAAAGCTACTCTTTGGCGGCGAAGCTTTAGAAAAGCATTCTATTCCTCCAATATACGGTGCGATAAAGCCAACTGCTATCTTTGTCCCACTGGAAGAAATATTGAAGGAAAGCAATTTTGAACTTGTAACAAAAGAGATTTTTGGACCATTCCAG ATTGTGACTGAATATAAGGATCACCAGCTTCCAATGGTATTGGATGCCCTTGAAAAGATGCACGCACATTTAACGGCGGCCGTGGTGTCAAATGATCCACTGTTTCTGCAG GAAGTTATCGGAAAATCAGTTAACGGAACAACTTATGCTGGATTGAGAGCTAGAACAACAGGGGCTCCTCAAAATCACTG GTTTGGGCCAGCTGGAGATCCAAGGGGAGCAGGAATAGGGACTCCTGAGGCAATAAAGCTTGTTTGGTCATGCCACAGAGAAATCATATATGATTTTGGCCCCTTGCCACAGAACTGGGAAACCCCTGCTGCTACCTAG
- the LOC131309931 gene encoding pentatricopeptide repeat-containing protein At2g18940, chloroplastic-like isoform X2 → MEAAILTNRPHFPKPPTSQSNLRMKVDRTNLPVLPPPPPPPPSSLPYDSIIDHLLQISSSSSSSAQGPNNTTKPINTQNSKTKTKLLQITRTPLTSLPIISPLPSTYHQEKKRHRLKNSKTGSGDNGVDQLAFMPPSCLDVSGNWEKAIFLFEWLVLSNAHNTTKLGNRVIEMIVRILGRESQHSIASRLFDLIPIKDYSLDARVYTPILHAYSQTGKYKRAVSLFEHINENGTSPTLATYNVMLALYGKMGRSWNKILGLLDVMNKRGLEFDDFTCCSVITACARDGLLEEAKNFFADLKSQGYVPGMLAYNSLLKLFAKSGIYSEALAVLKEMEESDCPPDLETYNQLVIAYVRAGFHDEGAALIDTMIRKGVLPNVVTYVNLICGYGKVGKVDKALSLFNLMKESGCVPNVYTFNTILVMLARTSRYEEMMRIFREMESYECAPDRSTWNTMLCMFSDRRMRKHANRIFQEMKNCGIEPGRDTFNTLIEAFGRCGLGSDAAKVHDEMMKSGYTPCVKTYNALLYALARQGDWEAAESVILDMRKKGFKPNDKSYSFMLQCYATGRNVRGIERIANEIYNGNIFPSWVLLRCLFLANFKCGSLMGTERAFQELLKNGYKPDLVVYNSMISICSRNKMYIRARKVLDLIQKSGLQPDLVVYNSLIDMYASAGECWKAEEMFKRLQKSREKPDLVSYNTVIKGFCRKGLMNDATRILSEMTIQGIRPCIITFNTIVAGYARTGCFIEVNDVISYMIKNNYRPCELTYKSVVDGYRKAEKYDEAIHFVSEIRKMDNSLDEPSLQRLASYVRGTANSRTEGGSVRYTVSRP, encoded by the exons ATGGAGGCGGCGATCTTGACAAACAGGCCGCATTTTCCAAAACCACCAACATCACAATCAAATTTGCGGATGAAGGTCGACCGAACAAATTTGCCCgtccttcctcctcctcctcctcctcctccctcctccctcCCATACGACTCTATCATCGACCATCTTCTCcaaatctcttcttcttcttcttcttcagcaCAGGGACCCAACAACACCACAAAGCCAATTAATACCCAAAactccaaaaccaaaaccaaattacTCCAAATCACCCGTACCCCTTTGACTTCTCTACCCATCATCTCTCCTCTTCCTTCTACTTATCACCAAGAAAAAAAACGACACCGTCTCAAGAATTCCAAGACCGGATCGGGTGACAACGGCGTCGACCAGCTTGCTTTTATGCCCCCGAGTT GTTTGGACGTTTCGGGTAATTGGGAAAAAGCTATTTTCTTGTTTGAATGGCTTGTGTTGAGCAACGCTCACAACACTACTAAACTAGGCAATCGGGTTATTGAAATGATTGTTAGGATTCTCGGAAGAGAGTCACAACATTCGATTGCATCCCGACTCTTTGATTTAATTCCTATTAAGGACTACTCGCTCGATGCTCGGGTATACACACCTATTCTCCACGCGTATTCTCAAACTGGGAAATATAAAAGAGCTGTTTCTCTGTTTGAACATATTAATGAGAACGGGACCTCTCCAACTTTGGCTACTTACAATGTCATGCTGGCTCTTTATGGGAAGATGGGTCGGTCTTGGAATAAAATATTGGGCCTTCTGGATGTTATGAATAAGAGAGGACTTGAGTTTGACGATTTTACTTGCTGCTCTGTGATTACTGCCTGTGCAAGAGATGGCTTGTTGGAGGAAGCAAAGAACTTCTTTGCTGACTTGAAATCTCAGGGCTACGTTCCAGGAATGCTTGCTTATAACTCTTTACTGAAACTGTTTGCGAAGTCGGGGATTTATTCAGAGGCTTTAGCTGTTTTAAAGGAAATGGAGGAAAGTGACTGTCCGCCAGATTTGGAGACTTACAATCAGCTTGTGATAGCATATGTGAGGGCAGGGTTCCACGATGAAGGCGCTGCACTCATTGACACGATGATCCGTAAGGGCGTATTGCCAAACGTAGTTACGTATGTGAATTTAATATGTGGCTATGGAAAAGTTGGAAAGGTGGACAAGGCTTTGAGTCTGTTCAACCTGATGAAGGAATCTGGTTGTGTTCCCAACGTGTATACTTTCAATACCATTCTTGTGATGCTAGCAAGGACGTCACGATATGAAGAGATGATGAGGATATTCCGTGAAATGGAGTCATATGAATGTGCCCCTGATCGTAGTACATGGAATACTATGCTTTGCATGTTTAGTGACAGAAGAATGCGCAAACACGCGAACCGAATTTTTCAAGAGATGAAGAATTGTGGTATCGAGCCTGGGAGAGACACGTTTAATACTTTGATAGAAGCTTTTGGGAGGTGTGGGCTGGGAAGTGATGCGGCAAAAGTACATGATGAGATGATGAAATCGGGGTATACTCCGTGTGTTAAAACATACAATGCACTTCTATATGCCTTGGCTCGTCAAGGGGACTGGGAAGCAGCAGAATCAGTCATTCTAGACATGAGGAAGAAGGGCTTCAAGCCCAATGACAAGTCGTACTCATTCATGCTCCAATGTTATGCCACGGGAAGAAACGTAAGGGGGATAGAAAGGATAGCAAATGAAATTTACAACGGTAATATCTTTCCTAGTTGGGTGCTTTTGAGGTGCCTGTTTCTTGCAAATTTCAAGTGTGGATCCCTGATGGGTACGGAAAGAGCATTTCAGGAACTACTAAAGAATGGATACAAACCTGATTTGGTTGTATACAATTCCATGATCTCAATTTGTTCAAGGAACAAGATGTACATCCGTGCCCGTAAGGTGCTGGACCTGATCCAGAAGAGCGGGCTGCAGCCTGATCTTGTTGTCTACAACAGCTTGATAGACATGTATGCCTCGGCAGGTGAGTGTTGGAAAGCAGAAGAAATGTTCAAAAGATTACAAAAATCCCGCGAAAAACCAGACCTTGTTTCTTACAACACTGTCATCAAAGGGTTTTGTAGGAAAGGTCTTATGAATGATGCTACAAGAATTTTATCAGAGATGACAATTCAGGGGATCCGGCCCTGCATCATCACCTTCAATACGATTGTAGCAGGATATGCAAGGACGGGATGTTTCATTGAAGTGAATGATGTGATTAGTTATATGATTAAGAACAATTACAGACCCTGTGAGCTAACCTACAAGAGTGTTGTGGATGGTTATCGTAAAGCAGAGAAGTACGATGAAGCTATCCACTTTGTGTCAGAAATTCGGAAAATGGATAATTCGTTGGACGAGCCATCTTTGCAAAGACTTGCATCTTATGTTAGGGGGACCGCGAACTCAAGAACTGAGGGTGGTTCAGTGCGGTATACGGTCTCGAGGCCGTAA
- the LOC131309931 gene encoding pentatricopeptide repeat-containing protein At2g18940, chloroplastic-like isoform X1, with protein sequence MEAAILTNRPHFPKPPTSQSNLRMKVDRTNLPVLPPPPPPPPSSLPYDSIIDHLLQISSSSSSSAQGPNNTTKPINTQNSKTKTKLLQITRTPLTSLPIISPLPSTYHQEKKRHRLKNSKTGSGDNGVDQLAFMPPSCKSMINSIVDEPLSSLNAFFDTVKFELAQLDFESLLKGLDVSGNWEKAIFLFEWLVLSNAHNTTKLGNRVIEMIVRILGRESQHSIASRLFDLIPIKDYSLDARVYTPILHAYSQTGKYKRAVSLFEHINENGTSPTLATYNVMLALYGKMGRSWNKILGLLDVMNKRGLEFDDFTCCSVITACARDGLLEEAKNFFADLKSQGYVPGMLAYNSLLKLFAKSGIYSEALAVLKEMEESDCPPDLETYNQLVIAYVRAGFHDEGAALIDTMIRKGVLPNVVTYVNLICGYGKVGKVDKALSLFNLMKESGCVPNVYTFNTILVMLARTSRYEEMMRIFREMESYECAPDRSTWNTMLCMFSDRRMRKHANRIFQEMKNCGIEPGRDTFNTLIEAFGRCGLGSDAAKVHDEMMKSGYTPCVKTYNALLYALARQGDWEAAESVILDMRKKGFKPNDKSYSFMLQCYATGRNVRGIERIANEIYNGNIFPSWVLLRCLFLANFKCGSLMGTERAFQELLKNGYKPDLVVYNSMISICSRNKMYIRARKVLDLIQKSGLQPDLVVYNSLIDMYASAGECWKAEEMFKRLQKSREKPDLVSYNTVIKGFCRKGLMNDATRILSEMTIQGIRPCIITFNTIVAGYARTGCFIEVNDVISYMIKNNYRPCELTYKSVVDGYRKAEKYDEAIHFVSEIRKMDNSLDEPSLQRLASYVRGTANSRTEGGSVRYTVSRP encoded by the coding sequence ATGGAGGCGGCGATCTTGACAAACAGGCCGCATTTTCCAAAACCACCAACATCACAATCAAATTTGCGGATGAAGGTCGACCGAACAAATTTGCCCgtccttcctcctcctcctcctcctcctccctcctccctcCCATACGACTCTATCATCGACCATCTTCTCcaaatctcttcttcttcttcttcttcagcaCAGGGACCCAACAACACCACAAAGCCAATTAATACCCAAAactccaaaaccaaaaccaaattacTCCAAATCACCCGTACCCCTTTGACTTCTCTACCCATCATCTCTCCTCTTCCTTCTACTTATCACCAAGAAAAAAAACGACACCGTCTCAAGAATTCCAAGACCGGATCGGGTGACAACGGCGTCGACCAGCTTGCTTTTATGCCCCCGAGTTGTAAGTCGATGATCAATTCTATTGTAGATGAGCCTTTATCTAGTTTGAatgctttctttgatactgtcAAGTTTGAGTTAGCACAACTTGATTTTGAAAGTCTGTTGAAAGGTTTGGACGTTTCGGGTAATTGGGAAAAAGCTATTTTCTTGTTTGAATGGCTTGTGTTGAGCAACGCTCACAACACTACTAAACTAGGCAATCGGGTTATTGAAATGATTGTTAGGATTCTCGGAAGAGAGTCACAACATTCGATTGCATCCCGACTCTTTGATTTAATTCCTATTAAGGACTACTCGCTCGATGCTCGGGTATACACACCTATTCTCCACGCGTATTCTCAAACTGGGAAATATAAAAGAGCTGTTTCTCTGTTTGAACATATTAATGAGAACGGGACCTCTCCAACTTTGGCTACTTACAATGTCATGCTGGCTCTTTATGGGAAGATGGGTCGGTCTTGGAATAAAATATTGGGCCTTCTGGATGTTATGAATAAGAGAGGACTTGAGTTTGACGATTTTACTTGCTGCTCTGTGATTACTGCCTGTGCAAGAGATGGCTTGTTGGAGGAAGCAAAGAACTTCTTTGCTGACTTGAAATCTCAGGGCTACGTTCCAGGAATGCTTGCTTATAACTCTTTACTGAAACTGTTTGCGAAGTCGGGGATTTATTCAGAGGCTTTAGCTGTTTTAAAGGAAATGGAGGAAAGTGACTGTCCGCCAGATTTGGAGACTTACAATCAGCTTGTGATAGCATATGTGAGGGCAGGGTTCCACGATGAAGGCGCTGCACTCATTGACACGATGATCCGTAAGGGCGTATTGCCAAACGTAGTTACGTATGTGAATTTAATATGTGGCTATGGAAAAGTTGGAAAGGTGGACAAGGCTTTGAGTCTGTTCAACCTGATGAAGGAATCTGGTTGTGTTCCCAACGTGTATACTTTCAATACCATTCTTGTGATGCTAGCAAGGACGTCACGATATGAAGAGATGATGAGGATATTCCGTGAAATGGAGTCATATGAATGTGCCCCTGATCGTAGTACATGGAATACTATGCTTTGCATGTTTAGTGACAGAAGAATGCGCAAACACGCGAACCGAATTTTTCAAGAGATGAAGAATTGTGGTATCGAGCCTGGGAGAGACACGTTTAATACTTTGATAGAAGCTTTTGGGAGGTGTGGGCTGGGAAGTGATGCGGCAAAAGTACATGATGAGATGATGAAATCGGGGTATACTCCGTGTGTTAAAACATACAATGCACTTCTATATGCCTTGGCTCGTCAAGGGGACTGGGAAGCAGCAGAATCAGTCATTCTAGACATGAGGAAGAAGGGCTTCAAGCCCAATGACAAGTCGTACTCATTCATGCTCCAATGTTATGCCACGGGAAGAAACGTAAGGGGGATAGAAAGGATAGCAAATGAAATTTACAACGGTAATATCTTTCCTAGTTGGGTGCTTTTGAGGTGCCTGTTTCTTGCAAATTTCAAGTGTGGATCCCTGATGGGTACGGAAAGAGCATTTCAGGAACTACTAAAGAATGGATACAAACCTGATTTGGTTGTATACAATTCCATGATCTCAATTTGTTCAAGGAACAAGATGTACATCCGTGCCCGTAAGGTGCTGGACCTGATCCAGAAGAGCGGGCTGCAGCCTGATCTTGTTGTCTACAACAGCTTGATAGACATGTATGCCTCGGCAGGTGAGTGTTGGAAAGCAGAAGAAATGTTCAAAAGATTACAAAAATCCCGCGAAAAACCAGACCTTGTTTCTTACAACACTGTCATCAAAGGGTTTTGTAGGAAAGGTCTTATGAATGATGCTACAAGAATTTTATCAGAGATGACAATTCAGGGGATCCGGCCCTGCATCATCACCTTCAATACGATTGTAGCAGGATATGCAAGGACGGGATGTTTCATTGAAGTGAATGATGTGATTAGTTATATGATTAAGAACAATTACAGACCCTGTGAGCTAACCTACAAGAGTGTTGTGGATGGTTATCGTAAAGCAGAGAAGTACGATGAAGCTATCCACTTTGTGTCAGAAATTCGGAAAATGGATAATTCGTTGGACGAGCCATCTTTGCAAAGACTTGCATCTTATGTTAGGGGGACCGCGAACTCAAGAACTGAGGGTGGTTCAGTGCGGTATACGGTCTCGAGGCCGTAA